A window of Centroberyx gerrardi isolate f3 chromosome 6, fCenGer3.hap1.cur.20231027, whole genome shotgun sequence genomic DNA:
CGAGATCGACCATGGCAGGGTATCCCCCCCGCCGTCCTCCTTGTCCCCCCCACCACCCGGCTCCGTCCTGGACCCCAGTCTGGCTCAGACCATCCAGAGCCTCCTCCTGAGCCGGCTGGGCCTGCAGTCCCAGCCCGACCCTCGGCCCGGTGTGCCGGTGCCCCGGTACCTCCTGGACCTGTACCGCTTCCACCAGCAGCAGTACCATCTAGTGGAAGACCCCTCCTTCAGCTTCCCCAGCCAGCATGTGGAGCAGGCCAACACCGTACGCAGCTTCCACCACACTGGTAGGAGAACCAGCATGTCCTCATGTTGTGTTGTGAGCCTGTGAACCTTTCTATTGGATGTAAAATTAAATTCATTCAATGCCATTATTAATTGGAATAGTGGCAGATTGGCCAGAGCCCTTTGAACGTCTGTTTAAAGGAAGCTGCTGCACACATTCTATTGCATTCTTTTATCAGCCATTGTGACGTATAGAGGTCCAATTTATGACATTGGCAGATGTCTGTTATGACTCACCATTTCACAACATAAAACTAAGTAGGATCCCTCTATCTTCTGTTTGATAAGATGGGTTGCCATAACACTAAACAACGCTAATCTAAAACTCTTGTCCCAAagcatgtgtgagtgcatgcttTAGGGCTTATCTAACTGTTTGTGGCATTAGATACGTCTGACATCGAAGGGTTGAGGGTTACTAGAGTAACTTTCTAGTATTTATAGGACATTAGTAGATAGTTTGCcaattttccttgtttttttaaaatcattcaAGAAAGATATCTGAACAAATGCAACCCGTAtgggtgtgtcttgtgtgtaaGATGCATGTGCATCTGTAGTCACAAATAAAGCTTAACCCATTGCActatacataatatatatacgTTGAAACCACACTAAACTCCCCTACCCCCcttttttgtcttcctctccctcttagaGCCCCTTGAAAACAGTCCCACAGCAGAGGATCATAAGAGGGTGCACATCTCCTTCAATGTGTCCTCCATCCCCCAGGATGAGAGGGTGGTCTCCGCTGAGCTTCGTCTCCTCCGCAGTGGCAGGGCATCCCTGGGCCCCGGGGCCCACAGACTCAGCCTGTACCTGTCTGAGAACCACGGGGAACCTGAACCCCCCCTGCTAGAGACACGGTTACTCACCACCGGCCTCCACAGTAATAAAGCGAGTGGTTACTGGGAAGCTTTTAACCTCGATGCAGAGCTCCTCCATAAGGCCCTCGCCGGGACAGGCGGCCTCGGCTTCCTCCTGGAGGTCCGCCCAGAGAACAGCACCGCCTCGCTCCATGAGCAgggcctctcctctgctgtggacaaggaagaggagggagataaACACAAAGAGGGGCACCTGAGGGTGTGCAGGTCCTTGGGACAGGACGAACACAGTTGGGCCCAGGAGAGACCCCTGTTGGTGACTTATAGCCACGACGGGCGTGGAAAGCCTCTAGCCACACACGGCAGGAGGAACCCCGGTGCTGGccagaggatgagagggagaaaaggggcTAAAGACAGGGCCAGGAGCAGCAGCAAGGACCGCAGCAGAGACCAAGACTGGGGAAGGGCTAAAAAAAAGGGTTATTCAGGGCCAGGCTGGGGAGGcgaggggggcggggcgggtTGGAGTGAACGAGGGAGGGTGAAAAGAAACGGCGGCCGCGCTGCGAAACTGAAACGCCTCTCCCGCGCCCGATGCCGCCGCCACCCTCTCTACGTAGACTTCAACGACGTGGGCTGGCACAAGTGGATCATTGCACCCAGCGGCTACGACGCCTTCTTCTGCCTGGGAGAGTGTCGCTTCCCTCTGGCCGACCACATGAACTCGTCTAGCCACGCCATGGTGCAAACGCTGGTAAACTCTGTGAACGGGGCAGTGCCCAGGGCCTGCTGCGTCCCCACTTCCCTCAGCCCCATAGCCCTGCTCTACCTGGACCCTCAAGACCGGGTGGTGCTGAAGAATTACCAGGACATGGTGGTGGAGGGCTGCGGCTGCCGATAGTGGGCTTGGAGAACTCACCCAGAGAAAGCCAGACAGGGGTGGAGGAGCATCGAGGGAATAGGAGGAAAAACAGGAGCATGAGAGGCAGATGGTGGGAAGAAGGGACTATTGACCCCAGCGACCCGCAGACAGGCTTAGGGATTGATAGAGGCAAATGTAGCAGTATAAGAGGGATGAAttaggaggaggggagatgggggGACGCATATGGCAGCAAAAACATCATGATCAGAAGCAGGAAAaagggtgagacagagaaagagagagaaagagagtgagagaagcagagagaaaacagaatctGTCACACCACAGGGGAAATGATAAGAAAACAAGGCAGAGAAGGTGAAAGTTGGCTATATGGTCAACACAATGAAACTGCCAGGAATGAGTTTACAGAGGATATAAtactcattttttttcccattcaatGATGATGCAACAGTCTTCAACATCAACTGATAGTCTGCTTGTTTTCTTTTGAGAAACCAGCGCTGTAACATCAGAAGGTGTCTAATATATTCAAGTGTTTGCTTTGTCACTCATCTCATTCTCACATGAATctctgacagacagatgcaTGCATTTGACTGTTGGAGAGGGCAGCAAAGGAAAAATGGCAAAGGTTTAGCGGACGATGTCTTGGAGTTTAGACTGTACTGTATCTTTCTGATGGACTGATTGAGGATCAGCAGTTTTTAGAAATGTGATGATGGCACCAATATGGCATCTAAACTTTGTGGGACAGTGTTGTATCTGCAGTATTTTGACCCAAGGGGCAGGGTGCGTCTCTTATCACGAGCGACAGAGATTGATATATTCAAAACTGTTTGCTTTTGTGACAGACTGCCAGACAGGCACAGCACACTGATTGTCCCTGCCAAGCACTCCTGCATCACAAGCTATTTAAAACCACAACAATAATACTGAGGAACTATTATGCTATTGTTTGAATGTACTACTATCACTATTATTTAAAGAGAGactttttttgtacatttattttgCAGACATGAAGAAAATCCAAGTGATAGTTGTCTTGTCATTAAACATAATTCCATTAAATGGCGATTCTAACTTAAAAGACTCATTATGTATTTAAATAGCAACAATATGGTGTATTTAATCTTGAAAATATTTAAGATACCTGCACTCAACAGAACGTACAACAAACTGACGCCTGCCTTCCACACGATTGCTTTGGTAAAGTAAGTTATGGTAGCTTTACATCTGTACATATGGTCAGTGTGTTGAATTAACCGTCTGTGTTACTTCAAATGTCTACCTTATCATTGCAGATATTATGGTGTACAACACATGATAGCAGAGTTAAATGGTGTTGCCTTTATAAGCTCAACTAATAAGTCAAAGCTCTATGTATTGTAGCTACTGAACTGTGTAACAACAGGTGTCTTTGctagctgtgtgtgcatgtctcaaaaaaaagaaagactgaTATTAAAACTGGGACTTTAGTGCCTTTCAAACAGGGGCTTTGCAAGTGTTCTCTTCTGAGCTGAATACTCTgagtaattgttttttttttcagtgttgcattttctctctcaatgGAAACATTTAAGCAACAGCCTGTAAAATGTTTGACTCAAGACATTATACCTGTAATAAACAGAGCAAGCAGCACAACTGTCACATGACTTTTCTGTTGCATTAACCATTTACTCCTTTTTGCTACGTTTGCATGTCAaggccttcttcttcttcttcttcttcttcttcttcttcttcttcttcttcttcttcttcttcttctttctgggTTAACAAGGCCCAAGGACATGAGGAAGGCTCACACATCTGTAATTTTCTCCAACTGGTCAAAGCCTCTATCCATCACTGTTTATTCATTACTGACCAATGGACTGATCGCCATGttcaggaggaaagaagggaggcaGAAATCCCATGGAGTGTGCAGATCAGATCCAGATTTGTCTATATGATACAGTAGCTAGGGAGGGACTTCAAAATCCTCAAAACATTTGTTGGAGAAGTTAAAATGTAGAACAGGAGGAATCAAGCCTCAGTGTCTTTCTCTTCACGACACTTCCCCACTGCCAAAACCACTGAACCACCTTATCAATCCACGCTACCCCCCATGaaccacagcacacacatgtTTCTGATCCCAGATATCACATGGAGAgaaggttagagagagagagaaagagaaagacagagagagacagagggaagaggagggagggaaagagacggTTCCAGCGCAGCGGCAGTCAGCGCGCTTGGCCGCAGGTCATTCCTCATGTCGTGAACGCGGGGGTCAAACCAACTCAACAGCTTCTCTGACCCCACATTCCTGTCTGTTTGAAAGGAACCCCCGCCCCTCCTGCCCTCCCCGCCAGATGGACCAGCTCACTGGAGAGGTGAATGGTGTGAAGCCCACAGCCGGAGCGCTCCATCCTGTGGAaaggggggagtggggggggggggggcaggggaggttgggggtggggggtggtgaccctgctgctgctgctgttggaggCTGGACTCGGCCCAAAGCTGGCTGCATACAGCTGGAACACTCTAGATTTCCTTCTCCTACATATCTCACCTCTCAGCACCTGTCAGCGGTACACCAGTggctcctttgtgtgtgtgtgtgtgtgtgtgtgtgtgtttgtgtgtgtgtgtgtgagagtgtgtccaagtgtgcatactgtatgtatgatgGGGAAAGAGGGTAAAAAAGCAAGAGGGAGATGTGCATACAAGGTGTATCATATGGTATCATGTTCACAGATGGTATTTGCTTggattggttttttttttgggggggggggggttgtagaTAAGGGCTTGGGTTAGTGCCAGTACATTTCATCTCATGGGATGTAACACATCATGGTTCACTTACTGGTTGAGCGATAACCTCTGGCCTTCACTGGGCCCATATCCTCCGTGACCCCTGCTCATTCTTTTACCCACAGCCCATCCGTTATTCTCCCTTTCCcgcctcctccgtctctctcatccctcagCATCTCCTTTGCCGTACACAACTTCAgccttcattttattttatattcctATCCCTACTCAGCTTTCATTTCCAAACCCGCATTCCCTGCTCACCTCACCACTCAAAACCTCTCCACCAACTCCCTCCTTTCCCAGGTGCTAGATAGGAACCAGATCACgagctgattatcaaatccaagaatgccaagttgaTACTCGTAATcctgtggagaaagttcttcgaATGATCTCATGACAGTAAGCACAGAGATGCTTCCTTACAGTCTGAGATGGACTGTGCACTTCACATCGCGCGCCTGATGAATTAatacacacagctgttaattttcccaccTGTTTCAACCAGTGTTGGGGGGTGATAGTGTACAGTGGAGCAGAAAGACTAGCTCATCTCGCCTTACCTTCACCCCCACCAACGCTGTTACATGCACCTTGCCTCTATCTCacgtccctctttctctttcaaagCACTTTTTctcccccgcccctccctccctctcacaggTGCTATGGTTGTGAAGTCTTGAGGGCGAGGTTGCGGAGCACCACGAAGCGGGAAGACATGATATGGTCCAGGCTTATCTGGTCAGGTGTGGAGTCTCTTTGAGGCTGGATAGCGGCAGCCTTGACCCAGTCGACCCTGTGGAACACCTTCCCTCGGTCCATAAATCACC
This region includes:
- the bmp16 gene encoding bone morphogenetic protein 16, with product MFPANLLLLMVLLLPQASSGRQGGDTSEIDHGRVSPPPSSLSPPPPGSVLDPSLAQTIQSLLLSRLGLQSQPDPRPGVPVPRYLLDLYRFHQQQYHLVEDPSFSFPSQHVEQANTVRSFHHTEPLENSPTAEDHKRVHISFNVSSIPQDERVVSAELRLLRSGRASLGPGAHRLSLYLSENHGEPEPPLLETRLLTTGLHSNKASGYWEAFNLDAELLHKALAGTGGLGFLLEVRPENSTASLHEQGLSSAVDKEEEGDKHKEGHLRVCRSLGQDEHSWAQERPLLVTYSHDGRGKPLATHGRRNPGAGQRMRGRKGAKDRARSSSKDRSRDQDWGRAKKKGYSGPGWGGEGGGAGWSERGRVKRNGGRAAKLKRLSRARCRRHPLYVDFNDVGWHKWIIAPSGYDAFFCLGECRFPLADHMNSSSHAMVQTLVNSVNGAVPRACCVPTSLSPIALLYLDPQDRVVLKNYQDMVVEGCGCR